A genomic region of Raphanus sativus cultivar WK10039 chromosome 6, ASM80110v3, whole genome shotgun sequence contains the following coding sequences:
- the LOC108806905 gene encoding uncharacterized protein LOC108806905: MASCSLGVPKIKISAVELSRLRSGSLQIPHSQRSLFVQRPVKYLSLRTSVGSLKAVQLSTVTAAETAATVEVEDAEKTKSSPLNAQLVPNPSEVEALVTEICDSSSIAEFELKLGGFRLYVARDLADNNISEPQPQPVPATVAANAVTESADSNGSASSTSLAITKPASSAADQGLIILQSPKVGFFRRSKTIKGKRTPSSCKEKDQVKEGQVLCYIEQLGGQFPIESDVTGEVVKILREDGEPVGYNDALISILPSFPGIKKLQ, translated from the exons ATGGCTTCGT GTAGCCTAGGAGTTCCGAAGATTAAAATCTCAGCGGTGGAACTGAGTAGACTAAGATCTGGAAGCTTACAGATTCCTCACAGCCAAAGATCATTGTTTGTTCAAAGGCCGGTTAAGTACTTGAGTCTGAGGACAAGTGTTGGATCTTTGAAAGCTGTCCAACTGTCTACTGTCACAGCTGCGGAAACAGCTG CTACTGTTGAAGTAGAAGATGCTGAGAAGACCAAGTCATCTCCGTTGAACGCTCAGCTTGTTCCCAACCCCTCCGAg GTGGAAGCTCTTGTCACTGAGATATGTGATTCCTCATCAATTGCAGAGTTTGAACTGAAA CTGGGAGGTTTCCGCCTATATGTAGCAAGGGACTTAGCTGACAACAACATTAGTGAACCACAACCTCAGCCAGTTCCGGCTACCGTTGCTGCAAATGCAGTTACCGAGAGTGCTGATTCCAATGGATCAGCTTCCTCTACTTCATTAGCCATCACAAAACCAGCATCTTCAGCTGCTGATCAGGGTTTGATTATCCTCCAATCTCCTAAA GTAGGATTCTTCAGGAGATCTAAAACCATAAAGGGTAAACGCACTCCGTCCTCCTGTAAAGAG AAAGACCAAGTGAAAGAAGGTCAAGTTCTTTGCTACATTGAACAACTCGGTGGCCAGTTTCCAATCGAG TCTGATGTTACCGGAGAGGTTGTCAAAATACTCCGAGAGGATGGAG AGCCTGTAGGATACAATGATGCTCTCATCTCGATCCTTCCTTCCTTCCCTGGGATCAAGAAGCTTCAGTAA
- the LOC108811918 gene encoding phospholipase D alpha 2, producing MAQHLLHGTLHATIYEVDSLHTGGLRSAGFLGKIISNVEETIGFGKGETQLYATIDLQKARVGRTRKITDEPKNPKWYESFHIYCAHMASDIIFTVKDDNPIGATLIGRAYVPVEEVIHGEEVEKWVEILDNDKKPIHGGSKIHVKLQYFGVEADRNWNMGVKSAKFPGVPYTFFTQRQGCKVSLYQGAHVPDNFVPKIPLAGGKNYEPHRCWEDIFDAINNAKHLIYITGWSVYTEITLVRDSRRPKPGGDVTLGELLKKKASEGVRVLLLVWDDRTSVDVLKKDGLMATHDEDTENYFNGSDVHCVLCPRNPDDGGSIVQNLQVSAMFTHHQKIVVVDSEVPSQGGGAEMRRIMSFVGGIDLCDGRYDTPFHSLFRTLDTVHHDDFHQPNFTGASITKGGPREPWQDIHSRLEGPVAWDVLFNFEQRWRKQGGKDILVKLRELSDIIITPSPVMFQEDHDVWNVQLFRSIDGGAAAGFPESPEVAAEAGLVSGKDNVIDRSIQDAYIHAIRRAKDFIYIENQYFLGSSFAWAADGITPEEINALHLIPKELSLKIVDKIEKGEKFRVYVVVPMWPEGIPESASVQAILDWQRRTLEMMYKDVTQALRAQGLEEDPRNYLTLFCLGNREVKKEGEYEPAERPDPDTDYMRAQEARRFMIYVHSKMMIVDDEYIIVGSANINQRSMDGARDSEIAMGGYQPHHLSHRQPARGQVHGFRMSLWYEHLGMLDETFLDPSSLECIEKVNRIAEKYWDFYSSESLEHDLPGHLLRYPITVDNEGNISELPGFEFFPDTKARILGNKVDYLPPILTT from the exons ATGGCGCAGCATCTGTTGCACGGGACTTTGCACGCTACCATCTATGAAGTTGATTCCCTCCACACTGGTGGTCTCAGGTCTGCAGGCTTCCTTGGCAAg ATTATATCAAACGTTGAAGAGACAATTGGTTTCGGCAAAGGAGAAACACAGCTCTACGCAACCATTGACCTGCAAAAAGCTAGAGTTGGGAGAACCAGGAAGATCACAGACGAGCCCAAAAACCCAAAATGGTACGAGTCCTTCCACATCTACTGCGCCCACATGGCATCCGACATCATCTTCACCGTCAAAGACGACAACCCCATCGGAGCCACCCTCATCGGTAGAGCATACGTCCCCGTCGAAGAAGTCATCCACGGCGAGGAAGTCGAAAAATGGGTCGAGATCTTGGACAACGACAAAAAACCTATCCACGGAGGGTCCAAGATTCACGTCAAACTCCAATACTTTGGCGTCGAGGCGGATCGAAACTGGAACATGGGCGTCAAAAGCGCCAAGTTCCCTGGCGTGCCTTACACGTTCTTCACACAGAGACAAGGCTGCAAGGTCTCTCTCTACCAAGGCGCTCACGTTCCGGATAACTTCGTCCCCAAGATTCCTCTCGCTGGCGGGAAAAACTACGAGCCTCACAGATGCTGGGAGGATATTTTCGACGCGATAAACAATGCCAAACATTTGATCTACATAACCGGATGGTCTGTTTACACCGAGATCACTTTGGTGAGAGACTCCAGGAGGCCTAAACCAGGAGGTGACGTGACTCTCGGCGAGCTGCTCAAGAAGAAAGCTAGCGAAGGCGTTAGGGTTCTGTTACTTGTGTGGGACGATAGAACATCGGTCGATGTGCTGAAGAAAGACGGGCTCATGGCTACTCACGATGAAGACACTGAGAACTACTTCAACGGGAGCGATGTTCACTGCGTGTTGTGTCCGCGTAACCCTGATGACGGTGGTAGCATTGTGCAGAACTTGCAAGTCTCCGCTATGTTCACGCATCATCAGAAGATCGTGGTCGTGGACAGCGAGGTGCCGAGCCAAGGAGGAGGGGCGGAGATGAGGAGGATCATGAGTTTCGTCGGAGGTATTGATCTATGCGACGGACGTTACGACACGCCTTTCCACTCCTTGTTCAGGACGTTGGACACTGTCCACCACGATGACTTCCACCAACCTAACTTCACCGGTGCTTCGATCACGAAAGGTGGTCCTAGGGAGCCTTGGCAGGACATCCACTCTCGTCTCGAAGGTCCTGTGGCTTGGGATGTATTGTTCAACTTCGAGCAGAGGTGGAGGAAGCAAGGTGGTAAAGACATTCTCGTCAAGTTGAGAGAGCTTAGTGATATTATCATCACACCTTCTCCTGTTATGTTCCAAGAGGATCATGACGTGTGGAATGTACAGCTCTTTAGATCTATAGACGGTGGAGCTGCTGCTGGGTTTCCTGAGTCGCCTGAAGTAGCTGCTGAAGCTGGTCTTGTTAGTGGGAAGGATAATGTGATTGACAGGAGTATCCAAGATGCTTACATACACGCCATAAGACGTGCTAAAGACTTcatctacattgagaaccagtACTTCCTTGGAAGCTCTTTTGCATGGGCTGCTGATGGTATCACCCCTGAGGAGATCAATGCGCTGCATCTGATCCCTAAAGAGCTGTCTCTCAAGATCGTTGACAAGATCGAGAAAGGAGagaagtttagggtttatgttgTGGTTCCTATGTGGCCTGAAGGTATCCCGGAGAGTGCATCGGTGCAAGCTATATTGGATTGGCAGAGGAGGACCTTGGAGATGATGTACAAGGATGTTACTCAGGCTCTTAGGGCACAGGGGCTTGAGGAGGATCCTAGAAACTATCTGACGTTATTCTGCCTTGGAAACCGTGAGGTCAAGAAGGAAGGAGAGTATGAGCCTGCGGAGAGACCAGACCCTGACACTGATTATATGAGGGCGCAAGAAGCACGTCGCTTCATGATCTACGTCCATAGCAAAATGATGATCG TTGATGATGAATACATTATCGTTGGGTCTGCTAACATCAACCAGAGGTCAATGGATGGTGCAAGAGACTCTGAGATAGCAATGGGAGGGTATCAACCACATCACTTGTCCCATAGACAACCAGCTCGTGGCCAAGTCCATGGCTTCCGTATGTCACTCTGGTACGAACACTTGGGAATGCTAGATGAGACCTTCCTAGATCCCTCAAGCTTGGAATGCATTGAGAAAGTTAACCGCATTGCTGAGAAGTACTGGGACTTTTACTCAAGCGAGTCGCTGGAACATGACCTTCCTGGCCACTTGCTGCGCTACCCGATTACTGTGGACAATGAAGGTAATATCAGTGAGCTTCCAGGGTTTGAGTTCTTCCCCGACACAAAGGCTCGTATCCTCGGAAACAAAGTAGACTACCTGCCTCCAATCCTTACAACCTAA
- the LOC108834905 gene encoding methyl-CpG-binding domain-containing protein 11 isoform X1, whose product MFERSFFPKDCKNKMGTEEESVSVELPAPSSWKKLFFPNKVGSVKKTEIVFVAPTGEEISNRKQLDQYLKAHPGNPSVTEFDWTTSGTPRRSARISDKKTKSTPSPDKEPPKKRGRTKSPGSKKDGEEGEKPEGGGVENSHVQEEDTEMSALKGTEDNVTVKDGTGETEKANDAKDEKVAEKTPDPAPVQEAGGESMKEQTHDLVGDGSKERVESQTDKEEETGSVVKTSVDTEIKTAGANTEQKKEVAGQGAPESEPEAETRNQEGNGLTTEAEGKEKAAEAEAAE is encoded by the exons atGTTCGAGAGGTCATTCTTCCCCAA GGATTGCAAAAACAAAATGGGTACAGAAGAGGAAAGTGTATCTGTGGAGCTACCAGCACCTTCTTCATGGAAGAAATTG tTTTTCCCGAACAAAGTGGGATCAGTGAAGAAAACAGAGATTGTGTTCGTTGCTCCAACGGGCGAGGAGATCAGTAACAGGAAGCAGCTGGATCAGTATCTCAAAGCTCACCCTGGAAACCCATCCGTCACTGAGTTTGATTGGACCACTAGTGGGACGCCTAGGAGATCTGCAAGGATCAGTGATAAGAAGACTAAGTCGACTCCCTCACCGGATAAAGAGCCACCCAAGAAGCGAGGTCGAACTAAATCTCCAGGGTCAAagaaagatggagaagaaggtGAGAAACCAGAGGGAGGAGGAGTGGAGAACTCTCATGTTCAAGAAGAAGATACTGAGATGTCTGCTCTCAAGGGAACGGAAGATAATGTAACTGTTAAGGATGGGACTGGTGAAACTGAGAAGGCTAATGATGCAAAAGACGAAAAGGTTGCAGAGAAGACTCCTGATCCTGCTCCAGTTCAAGAAGCTGGTGGTGAGTCGATGAAGGAGCAAACGCATGATCTAGTTGGAGATGGTAGTAAGGAGAGAGTGGAGTCTCAGACAGACAAAGAAGAGGAGACTGGCTCGGTCGTAAAGACATCAGTCGATACTGAGATCAAGACTGCTGGAGCTAACACTGAGCAGAAGAAGGAAGTTGCAGGACAAGGCGCACCTGAGTCTGAGCCTGAAGCCGAGACTAGAAACCAGGAGGGAAATGGTCTGACAACAGAAGCTGAGGGGAAAGAGAAAGCGGCAGAAGCAGAAGCTGCTGAGTAA
- the LOC108834905 gene encoding methyl-CpG-binding domain-containing protein 11 isoform X2: MGTEEESVSVELPAPSSWKKLFFPNKVGSVKKTEIVFVAPTGEEISNRKQLDQYLKAHPGNPSVTEFDWTTSGTPRRSARISDKKTKSTPSPDKEPPKKRGRTKSPGSKKDGEEGEKPEGGGVENSHVQEEDTEMSALKGTEDNVTVKDGTGETEKANDAKDEKVAEKTPDPAPVQEAGGESMKEQTHDLVGDGSKERVESQTDKEEETGSVVKTSVDTEIKTAGANTEQKKEVAGQGAPESEPEAETRNQEGNGLTTEAEGKEKAAEAEAAE; encoded by the exons ATGGGTACAGAAGAGGAAAGTGTATCTGTGGAGCTACCAGCACCTTCTTCATGGAAGAAATTG tTTTTCCCGAACAAAGTGGGATCAGTGAAGAAAACAGAGATTGTGTTCGTTGCTCCAACGGGCGAGGAGATCAGTAACAGGAAGCAGCTGGATCAGTATCTCAAAGCTCACCCTGGAAACCCATCCGTCACTGAGTTTGATTGGACCACTAGTGGGACGCCTAGGAGATCTGCAAGGATCAGTGATAAGAAGACTAAGTCGACTCCCTCACCGGATAAAGAGCCACCCAAGAAGCGAGGTCGAACTAAATCTCCAGGGTCAAagaaagatggagaagaaggtGAGAAACCAGAGGGAGGAGGAGTGGAGAACTCTCATGTTCAAGAAGAAGATACTGAGATGTCTGCTCTCAAGGGAACGGAAGATAATGTAACTGTTAAGGATGGGACTGGTGAAACTGAGAAGGCTAATGATGCAAAAGACGAAAAGGTTGCAGAGAAGACTCCTGATCCTGCTCCAGTTCAAGAAGCTGGTGGTGAGTCGATGAAGGAGCAAACGCATGATCTAGTTGGAGATGGTAGTAAGGAGAGAGTGGAGTCTCAGACAGACAAAGAAGAGGAGACTGGCTCGGTCGTAAAGACATCAGTCGATACTGAGATCAAGACTGCTGGAGCTAACACTGAGCAGAAGAAGGAAGTTGCAGGACAAGGCGCACCTGAGTCTGAGCCTGAAGCCGAGACTAGAAACCAGGAGGGAAATGGTCTGACAACAGAAGCTGAGGGGAAAGAGAAAGCGGCAGAAGCAGAAGCTGCTGAGTAA
- the LOC108834904 gene encoding uncharacterized protein LOC108834904, translating into MGPKFIGGENMATALFNTTTRSSNLYLLHHHSILPRFHFPRRNISLLVTPRRLRRIAVAGGPPSPPSPDPPPPENTTQLEGLVGAVTRIQDRVKIFLAVLFWMSLFFWVTVTDGRGKGGKGKKGSRFK; encoded by the exons atgggGCCGAAATTCATCGGTGGAGAAAATATGGCGACGGCTTTGTTCAACACGACCACACGCTCCTCTAACCtctacctcctccaccaccactcGATTCTACCGCGGTTTCACTTTCCCCGTCGAAATATATCTTTACTCGTGACTCCTCGCCGGTTACGCCGCATCGCCGTCGCTGGTGGACCTCCATCTCCTCCGAGTCCTGATCCGCCTCCGCCTGAGAACACCACTCAGCTCGAAG GTCTTGTGGGAGCTGTGACAAGGATTCAAGACCGTGTAAAGATCTTCCTCGCAGTGCTATTTTGGATGTCTCTTTTCTTCTGGGTTACAGTGACTGACGGGAGGGGTAAAGGAGGAAAAGGGAAGAAGGGCTCACGTTTCAAATAA
- the LOC108806219 gene encoding putative disease resistance protein At3g15700 isoform X1, which yields MGKDFKSMVTRCIYVGKENGNAKKLKTMTEELRDLHNNVMKRVKMYEDQQKLKRLEKVQVWLRQSDAAIKEAEEMLMMYVSSSSFSNGSTVMISSSHKVDKKICKMLKEVQEIKSRGTFDVVVENSGVVVGGGSMMVSTVDRDDQTVGLEAVSGLVWRCLTVDNTGIIGLYGVEGVGKTTVLTQVNNRLLQHKSNGFDFVIWVFVSKNLNLEKIQDTIREKIGFLDRSWTSKTEEERAGKIFEILSKKRFALFLDDVWEKVDLVKAGVPSPDGQNRSKIVFTTCSDEVCREMGTQTKIKMEKLPWERAWDLFKKNAGEETVKSHPDITKVAQEVAAKCEGLPLALVTIGRAMASKKTPQEWRDALYILSNSPPNFSGPILAISLQHIIVSFI from the exons ATGGGGAAAGATTTCAAAAGCATGGTCACAAGATGCATCTACGTCGGAAAAGAGAACGGTAACGCCAAGAAGTTGAAAACCATGACTGAGGAGCTCAGGGATCTACACAACAACGTGATGAAACGAGTCAAAATGTACGAAGACCAACAGAAGCTAAAGCGGCTCGAGAAAGTCCAGGTGTGGCTTAGACAATCGGACGCAGCCATCAAAGAGGCAGAAGAGATGCTGATGATGTAcgtgtcttcttcttcattttcgaATGGATCAACCGTGATGATTAGTAGCAGTCACAAGGTAGACAAGAAGATTTGCAAGATGCTGAAAGAGGTTCAGGAGATAAAGAGCAGAGGAACGTTTGATGTTGTGGTTGAAAACAGTGGCGTTGTTGTTGGTGGTGGGTCGATGATGGTCTCGACCGTTGATAGAGATGATCAGACGGTTGGGTTAGAAGCTGTTTCAGGGTTGGTGTGGAGGTGTTTGACGGTGGATAACACTGGTATTATTGGGTTGTATGGCGTGGAAGGTGTTGGGAAGACGACGGTGTTGACTCAGGTTAACAATAGGTTGCTTCAGCACAAGTCAAACGGGTTTGACTTTGTGATTTGGGTGTTTGTGTCCAAGAATCTGAATCTTGAGAAGATTCAAGACACGATCCGAGAGAAGATAGGGTTTCTTGACAGGTCGTGGACGAGCAAGACCGAGGAAGAGAGAGCTGGTAAGATCTTCGAGATACTTAGCAAGAAACGGTTTGCTTTGTTTCTTGACGACGTTTGGGAGAAAGTCGATCTAG TGAAAGCTGGTGTGCCGTCTCCGGATGGACAGAACAGGTCGAAGATTGTGTTCACGACCTGTTCAGACGAGGTTTGTCGGGAAATGGGAACACAGACTAAGATCAAAATGGAGAAGCTGCCGTGGGAGAGAGCTTGGGACTTGTTTAAGAAGAATGCTGGGGAAGAGACGGTGAAGAGCCACCCGGACATAACCAAGGTGGCTCAGGAGGTTGCAGCCAAGTGCGAGGGCCTCCCATTGGCACTGGTCACAATAGGCCGAGCAATGGCATCTAAGAAAACACCTCAGGAGTGGCGTGACGCTTTGTACATCTTGAGTAACTCTCCTCCAAATTTCTCAGGTCCAATTCTAGCTATTAGCCTTCAACATATTATTGtgtcatttatttaa
- the LOC108834906 gene encoding uncharacterized protein LOC108834906, whose amino-acid sequence MHMSNGTFAIATAMVFSSTALFLATARQFYGNQTSKVHDQTAPPILRSCLSSSEAMKKQRSKKKKVTFAENVKDTKGNGKEYRRRMTLSGRTVPEPGTKPGKTGSICGISTMPANRMALYHGILRDRAHRTQCSY is encoded by the exons ATGCACATGTCTAATGGCACCTTTGCGATCGCGACCGCCATGGTTTTCTCAAGCACTGCTCTGTTTCTCGCGACGGCTCGCCAGTTCTATGGGAACCAAACCTCGAAGGTTCATGATCAGACCGCTCCACCAATCCTCCGTTCTTGTCTATCTTCTTCAG AGGCaatgaagaaacagaggagtaagaagaagaaagttacATTCGCGGAGAATGTGAAAGATACTAAAGGGAACGGCAAAGAGTACCGGAGGAGGATGACATTGAGTGGGAGAACCGTACCGGAGCCAGGGACTAAACCGGGGAAGACCGGTTCAATTTGTGGAATATCCACTATGCCGGCGAACCGGATGGCTCTGTACCATGGGATTCTCAGAGACCGAGCTCACAGAACTCAATGTTCGTATTGA
- the LOC130497009 gene encoding glucan endo-1,3-beta-glucosidase 14-like codes for MHSWEMKYTRMVRSSFFLALLFVFSVLSSQTAVAFIGTYGVNYGRIADNLPSPESVATLLKSAKIRNIRIYDADHSVLAAFRNTGIEIIVGLGNEFLKDISVAEDRAMTWVKENVEPFIRGGTKISGIAVGNEILGGTTIELWEALLPAAKNVYYALRRLGLHNMVEVSSPHSEAVFQDSYPPSSCTFRNDVAPFMKPLLTFFWQIGSPFYINAYPFLAYKSDSKEIDLNYAIFEHTKGIYDPKTKLHYDNMFDAMVDASYAALEKAGFPKVSVIVSETGWASKGDPDEAGASVKNAKTYNRNLKKRLKKRKGTPYRPNMPVRAYVFALFNENLKPGPTSERNFGLFKPDGSIAYDIGFKGLKDSSATRCGFGTSFNALVSVCVVMFLLLHRLV; via the exons ATGCACTCCTGGGAGATGAAATATACACGTATGGTTcgctcttctttctttctcgCCCTCCTTTTTGTCTTCTCTGTCTTGTCTTCACAAACGGCCGTGGCATTCATCGGAACATACGGTGTAAACTACGGTCGCATAGCCGACAACCTCCCATCTCCCGAATCAGTAGCGACCCTCCTTAAATcagcaaagatcagaaacatACGTATCTACGACGCTGACCACTCCGTCCTCGCGGCCTTCCGTAACACCGGGATAGAGATCATCGTTGGCCTAGGCAATGAGTTTCTCAAGGACATTAGCGTTGCGGAAGACCGAGCCATGACTTGGGTTAAAGAAAACGTCGAGCCTTTCATACGAGGTGGTACTAAAATCAGCGGTATAGCCGTGGGTAACGAGATTTTAGGTGGCACCACTATCGAGCTTTGGGAAGCTCTCTTACCCGCGGCCAAGAACGTTTACTACGCTCTTCGCCGTCTAGGACTTCATAATATGGTCGAG GTGTCGAGTCCACACTCAGAGGCGGTGTTTCAAGACTCGTATCCCCCGTCGTCATGCACGTTCAGGAACGATGTGGCGCCGTTTATGAAGCCGTTGTTAACATTTTTCTGGCAAATTGGGTCGCCGTTCTACATTAACGCTTACCCGTTTCTAGCTTATAAATCTGATTCAAAGGAAATTGACCTTAACTACGCCATCTTCGAGCATACCAAAGGCATTTACGACCCCAAAACTAAGCTTCATTACGATAACATGTTTGATGCCATGGTCGATGCTTCTTATGCTGCTCTCGAAAAAGCTGGCTTTCCAAAAGTGTCG GTCATTGTTTCGGAGACGGGGTGGGCATCAAAAGGCGACCCAGATGAAGCAGGAGCATCGGTGAAGAACGCGAAAACATATAATCGGAATCTTAAAAAACGTCTAAAGAAGAGAAAAGGCACACCGTACAGACCAAACATGCCGGTGAGAGCTTACGTGTTTGCTCTATTCAACGAGAATCTGAAACCGGGACCCACTTCCGAGAGAAATTTCGGACTATTTAAACCAGACGGTAGTATTGCCTACGACATTGGTTTCAAGGGACTCAAAGACTCTTCTGCCACACGGTGTGGGTTTGGGACGTCCTTTAACGCTCTTGTTTCAGTTTGTGTTgttatgtttcttcttcttcaccgttTGGTTTGA
- the LOC108806220 gene encoding uncharacterized protein LOC108806220 has protein sequence MGLVGETVDSIKSIKIRQLLTQAVTLGMIVTSALIIWKALMCVTGTESPVVVVLSGSMEPGFKRGDILFLTMTKDPIRTGEIVVFNVDGRDIPIVHRAIKVHERENTGHVDVLTKGDNNDVDDIGLYADGQFWLHRHHIMGRAVGFLPYVGWVTIIMSEKPIIKYILIGALGLLVITSKD, from the exons ATGGGTTTGGTCGGAGAAACAGTAGACTCAATCAAATCAATAAAGATCCGTCAGCTCCTCACTCAGGCCGTCACGCTCG GTATGATCGTGACGTCAGCGTTGATAATATGGAAGGCGTTGATGTGTGTGACTGGCACTGAGTCTCCAGTAGTTGTTGTTCTCTCTGGAAGCATGGAACCTGGCTTCAAGAGAg GGGATATATTGTTCTTGACCATGACCAAAGATCCCATTAGAACAGGCGAGATTGTTGTTTTCAATGTTGAT GGTCGTGACATTCCCATCGTCCATCGTGCCATCAAA GTTCATGAGAGGGAAAACACTGGACATGTTGATGTTCTAACAAAAG GTGACAACAATGACGTGGATGACATTGGTCTCTATGCTGATGGGCAGTTTTGGCTTCACAGGCACCATATAATGGGCAGAGCTGTTGG GTTTTTGCCTTATGTTGGATGGGTGACTATTATCATGTCAGAGAAGCCTATCATCAAG TATATACTCATTGGTGCATTGGGTTTGCTCGTTATAACATCCAAAGACTGA
- the LOC108806219 gene encoding putative disease resistance protein At3g15700 isoform X2, translating to MGKDFKSMVTRCIYVGKENGNAKKLKTMTEELRDLHNNVMKRVKMYEDQQKLKRLEKVQVWLRQSDAAIKEAEEMLMMYVSSSSFSNGSTVMISSSHKVDKKICKMLKEVQEIKSRGTFDVVVENSGVVVGGGSMMVSTVDRDDQTVGLEAVSGLVWRCLTVDNTGIIGLYGVEGVGKTTVLTQVNNRLLQHKSNGFDFVIWVFVSKNLNLEKIQDTIREKIGFLDRSWTSKTEEERAGKIFEILSKKRFALFLDDVWEKVDLVKAGVPSPDGQNRSKIVFTTCSDEVCREMGTQTKIKMEKLPWERAWDLFKKNAGEETVKSHPDITKVAQEVAAKCEGLPLALVTIGRAMASKKTPQEWRDALYILSNSPPNFSVLKLLDRN from the exons ATGGGGAAAGATTTCAAAAGCATGGTCACAAGATGCATCTACGTCGGAAAAGAGAACGGTAACGCCAAGAAGTTGAAAACCATGACTGAGGAGCTCAGGGATCTACACAACAACGTGATGAAACGAGTCAAAATGTACGAAGACCAACAGAAGCTAAAGCGGCTCGAGAAAGTCCAGGTGTGGCTTAGACAATCGGACGCAGCCATCAAAGAGGCAGAAGAGATGCTGATGATGTAcgtgtcttcttcttcattttcgaATGGATCAACCGTGATGATTAGTAGCAGTCACAAGGTAGACAAGAAGATTTGCAAGATGCTGAAAGAGGTTCAGGAGATAAAGAGCAGAGGAACGTTTGATGTTGTGGTTGAAAACAGTGGCGTTGTTGTTGGTGGTGGGTCGATGATGGTCTCGACCGTTGATAGAGATGATCAGACGGTTGGGTTAGAAGCTGTTTCAGGGTTGGTGTGGAGGTGTTTGACGGTGGATAACACTGGTATTATTGGGTTGTATGGCGTGGAAGGTGTTGGGAAGACGACGGTGTTGACTCAGGTTAACAATAGGTTGCTTCAGCACAAGTCAAACGGGTTTGACTTTGTGATTTGGGTGTTTGTGTCCAAGAATCTGAATCTTGAGAAGATTCAAGACACGATCCGAGAGAAGATAGGGTTTCTTGACAGGTCGTGGACGAGCAAGACCGAGGAAGAGAGAGCTGGTAAGATCTTCGAGATACTTAGCAAGAAACGGTTTGCTTTGTTTCTTGACGACGTTTGGGAGAAAGTCGATCTAG TGAAAGCTGGTGTGCCGTCTCCGGATGGACAGAACAGGTCGAAGATTGTGTTCACGACCTGTTCAGACGAGGTTTGTCGGGAAATGGGAACACAGACTAAGATCAAAATGGAGAAGCTGCCGTGGGAGAGAGCTTGGGACTTGTTTAAGAAGAATGCTGGGGAAGAGACGGTGAAGAGCCACCCGGACATAACCAAGGTGGCTCAGGAGGTTGCAGCCAAGTGCGAGGGCCTCCCATTGGCACTGGTCACAATAGGCCGAGCAATGGCATCTAAGAAAACACCTCAGGAGTGGCGTGACGCTTTGTACATCTTGAGTAACTCTCCTCCAAATTTCTCAG TTCTCAAGTTACTGGACAGGAACTAG